In the genome of Sardina pilchardus chromosome 14, fSarPil1.1, whole genome shotgun sequence, the window TTCGGAGCTGCGCGTTTTCTCTGGACTCCTTGCAGATCCGTTCTCACAGAGAAGCAACACGATGAGCCACATTCGCCACTGCAGCCGAACCTTATCCAAAGCAGCCGCATCATTCCAGTACTGCCAGCCAGGTCGGCATCCACTCACACTGGGCATCGACTTGTAACCTAGGCTACTCAACCAGATCCAAACAGCCAAACAATCGGAGAAAGTCAGCGAAATTTCATGGACTGACGCGACAGTCCTGTGATATGGAAGAGTTTGTCTTTTCTCTCCACTTGTAAGGCCATCAGCGCTTTGGCTTTCCCATCAGGATCCTGGTAGTCGTAAATGCTCCGCACTCTTTCCATCGCTTTCAGGTCTCCGGACCTGACAAAAAGTTTGAGCAGGACATCCTGGTTGACATTTTCGAATATGTTGGCAACCGCTTTCTTGCGATTGGCAGTGTCAAATTTATACCCATTGATGGAGGGGCTGACACAGTGGACGTTCTCACAAGAGCAAGACATTTTCGGTGGCTTTTGGTAGTCTTCTGCACACGTTCACAACAGTCAGCGAGCTGGTTGTAATGTGCTCAGTTTGTGCCCTCCTCCGTTTAAATACAGC includes:
- the LOC134100733 gene encoding transcriptional and immune response regulator-like, whose amino-acid sequence is MSCSCENVHCVSPSINGYKFDTANRKKAVANIFENVNQDVLLKLFVRSGDLKAMERVRSIYDYQDPDGKAKALMALQVERKDKLFHITGLSRQSMKFR